In Kryptolebias marmoratus isolate JLee-2015 linkage group LG22, ASM164957v2, whole genome shotgun sequence, a single window of DNA contains:
- the vps8 gene encoding vacuolar protein sorting-associated protein 8 homolog isoform X1: protein MSQSPDTRSLLSASSQLNLMEMESIDDKEFDIPQVDTPPTLESILSQVEEEEDPFVLEDTCVLNTDNMDAQSCDTSSLASSDSGDPAHLKRKRRPVDLNTTVHGSVLRLSILKGISAQIVAAADKVDAGLPTAIVSICFLKETMSGVIAVGTSHGLALIFGKDTNQALRLCLGNKTTGAEFGAISALSINHDCSRLLCGFAKGQITMWDLANGKLLRTITDAHPPGTAVLHVKFTDDPTLAVCNDSGGSVFELTFRRVMGMRSCDSRCLFSGSKGEVCCIEPLRAPPDFRDHPITCYSLLAMASLTKILVIGLKPTLNVWMTFPYSKSDPSSVPQLAWQFVPVQKMVNPILAFCKGDTVHFLLVKKEEVGTIHVIKQRQLHLNCDIISLNWINSSTLVLVDSHEKLQVVDRSSQEVLETLDLEQVQLVYNSRHFKSLATGGNVSQALALVGEKACYQSLTSYAGQIICLGTKSAHIMTLRNWKERIDCLLKVEDFVEALTLAWSFHEGTAKAVVGLHGDSQKRKAAVSDKMVEILLQFAECALKKCPEHGKIQVMEQHFQDVVPVLVDYCLLLQKADLLFNQLYPRLVENMIAKGVFLESLETYIVANRLGHLTTPIMKDLLAHYHDSGMMDSLERCIVHLDVTNLDIQQVVQICWNNQLYDAVIYIFNRGMNDYITPMDKLFSVIGPRVKEGRSLTDEDVVMGNKLLVYISCCLAGRAYPLGDIPEDLVVQVKNQVYEFLIRIHSGNASHEEEVFPFIQTLLHFDTREFLNVLAMTFDDFQNDKQALEYQQRIVDILLQVMVDNPDFTPSQVGGLFTFLARQLAKPNNTLFVNRKLFDQVLEFLCCPDDDSRHTERQQVLLELLQVGGMVQFNEERLFTLAEKANFYQICEFLYEKKHMYNRIIDCYLKDPLRKSEIFSYIHNLMSMPGYTSEEKQQAKNKVLQHIQELVSLDPGKQADLVVWHFADELQSIISELKDEQLLFRFLSCLLAPREGSHSGTTLLVEPELHELLLDLMCRFAPEKPLIFLQTSQHYRLEEAIQITKKYHCNEATAYLLEKKGDIHGAFAGLLQTLKERLCAIAAEGDRDGGGGGEGGEGGDRQNEEETDSDVPLTRVNDSLNNILSLCHRNCQKLDQEQRKDLWFPLLDTMMSSQREVMGLRSKHTSEKLKEMTLKVLNCMSSFISLPAIIQQILQDPVYGKGKLAEIQGLILGMLDTFTYEQTLLETTTSLLNHDLHWSLAHLRSAVTRGLHPRQEYCNICLQHYKRRQGPAEEIIVFSCGHPYHLQCLQQKDRGGALASEVQQQQWRCYKCSSSLRGRGPSAEAGRSRSASLAQTHVAPGVHDKGAEPNRKKVFAATTLDVQQELSWDQLRNLYRGPSRLSILSEVSHGQSSDKTGFLIPGQPGAAESLLLKLSPPPLFED from the exons GACAAAGTAGATGCTGGGCTCCCAACTGCAATAGTAAGTATTTGTTTCCTAAAAGAG aCGATGTCTGGTGTGATCGCTGTGGGAACATCTCACGGTCTTGCTCTGATTTTTG GAAAAG ACACAAACCAGGCTCTGCGACTCTGTCTGGGTAACAAAACAACGGGCGCAGAGTTCGGCGCCATCTCTGCCCTCAGCATCAACCACGACTGCTCCCGTCTTCTCTGCGGTTTCGCTAAAGGACAG ATCACAATGTGGGATCTTGCCAATGGAAAGCTTCTGCGGACCATCACTGACGCCCATCCTCCAGGAACAGCTGTTCTACATGTAAAG TTCACAGACGACCCGACGCTGGCGGTCTGCAACGACAGTGGAGGATCCGTATTTGAGCTGACTTTCAG GAGGGTGATGGGGATGCGGTCGTGTGACTCTCGGTGCCTCTTCAGCGGCTCTAAAGGAGAGGTGTGCTGTATCGAACCCTTACGGGCTCCTCCAGACTTCAGGGATCATCCCATCACATGCTACTCTCTGCTGGCTATGGCCTCCCTCACCAAG ATTTTGGTCATTGGACTCAAGCCCACGTTGAATGTCTGGATGACTTTTCCCTACTCCAAG TCGGATCCGTCCAGTGTCCCTCAGCTGGCCTGGCAGTTCGTTCCTGTTCAGAAGATGGTCAACCCGATTCTTGCCTTTTGTAAAGGAGACACAGTCCACTTTCTCCTG GtgaagaaggaggaggtgggCACCATCCATGTCATCAAGCAAAGACAACTCCACCTCaactgtgacatcatcagcCTAAAT TGGATCAACAGCTCTACGCTGGTTTTGGTGGACAGCCACGAGAAGCTGCAAGTTGTGGACCGGTCCTCTCAGGAGGTTTTGGAGACTCTAGACTTGGAGCAGGTGCAGCTGGTCTATAACAGCAGACATTTCAAATCACTGGCCACTGGAGGGAATGTCTCCCAGGCTCTG GCGTTGGTTGGAGAGAAGGCCTGTTACCAGTCACTTACCAGCTATGCTGGGCAGATTATCTGTTTGGGCACCAAG TCAGCTCACATCATGACACTAAGGAACTGGAAGGAG CGCATTGACTGTTTGCTGAAGGTGGAGGACTTTGTCGAGGCTCTCACTTTGGCCTGGTCGTTTCATGAAGGAACTGCAAAGGCTGTGGTTG GTCTTCATGGAGATTCCCAGAAAAGgaaagctgctgtcagtgacAAG ATGGTAGAGATTCTTCTCCAGTTTGCAGAGTGCGCTTTAAAAAAGTGTCCAGAACACGGCAAGATCCAAGTGATGGAGCAGCATTTCCAG GATGTGGTTCCAGTATTGGTGGATTACTGCCTGCTGCTACAGAAGGC TGACCTGCTGTTCAACCAGCTGTACCCACGGCTGGTGGAGAACATGATCGCTAAGGGTGTTTTCCTGGAGTCTCTGGAGACCTACATTGTTGCCAACCGCCTCGGTCACCTGACCACACCCATTATGAAGGACCTCCTCGCCCATTACCATGATAGTGGGATGATGGACAGCTTAGAGAGATGCATTGTCCATTTAGATGTTACCAACCTGGACATACAGCAG GTGGTTCAAATATGTTGGAACAACCAGCTCTACGATGCAGTGATCTACATCTTCAACAGAGGCATGAATGATTACATTACACCAATGGAT aaactgttttCGGTGATTGGCCCAAGAGTTAAGGAGGGGAGGAGCCTAACAG ATGAGGATGTGGTGATGGGGAACAAACTTCTGGTTTATATAAG TTGCTGTCTTGCTGGAAGGGCGTATCCACTAGGAGACATCCCTGAAGATCTTGTGGTTCAAGTCAAGAATCAG gTGTATGAGTTCCTGATTCGTATCCATTCAGGCAATGCCTCACATGAAGAAGAAGTTTTCCCATTTATCCAAACACTCCTTCATTTTGACACACGGGAATTTCTCAATGTACTTGCCATG ACATTTGACGACTTCCAGAATGACAAGCAGGCTCTTGAGTACCAGCAGAGAATAGTAGACATCTTACTTCAG GTAATGGTGGACAACCCAGACTTCACTCCATCCCAAGTGGGAGGTCTCTTCACCTTTCTGGCTCGCCAGCTGGCCAAGCCAAACAACACACTCTTTGTAAACAGGAAGCTTTTTGATCAG GTGCTGGAGTTCCTGTGTTGTCCAGATGATGATTCTCGGCAcactgaaaggcagcag GttctgctggagctgctgcaggttggAGGCATGGTCCAGTTTAACGAAGAAAGGCTTTTTACTTTGGCAGAAAAGGCCAACTT CTACCAAATCTGTGAGTTTCTGTACGAGAAGAAACACATGTACAACCGGATCATTGACTGTTATTTAAAAGACCCCCTCCGAAAG tCGGAAATCTTCAGCTACATACACAATCTGATGTCTATGCCCGGCTACACCTCTGAGGAGAAACAGCAAGCGAAGAACAAAGTACTTCAACACATCCAG GAGCTGGTGAGCCTCGACCCTGGCAAACAAGCCGACCTCGTGGTGTGGCACTTTGCAGACGAGCTGCAGTCCATCATCTCTGAGCTCAAG GACGAGCAGCTACTTTTCAGATTCCTCAGCTGTCTTTTGGCGCCACG AGAAGGGTCTCATTCGGGGACCACCTTGCTTGTGGAGCCCGAACTTCATGAACTTCTGCTCGACTTAATGTGCCGCTTTGCCCCTGAAAAGCCCCTGATCTTCCTCCAGACCTCCCAACACTACAGACTGGAGGAAGCCATACAa ataaccAAGAAGTACCACTGCAATGAGGCTACAGCCTACTTGCTGGAGAAGAAGGGAGATATTCACGGAGCATTTGCTGGCTTGCTTCAG ACACTAAAAGAAAGGCTGtgtgccatcgctgctgagggTGACCGTgatgggggaggaggaggagaaggaggcgaagGAGGCGACAGACAGAATGAAGAGGAAACAGATAGTGATGTACCGCTGACGAGAGTAAATGATTCACTGAATAACATCCTTTCTCTGTGTCATCGAAACTGTCAGAAGCTTGACCAGGAACAGAGAAAA GATCTGTGGTTTCCTCTTCTGGACACCATGATGTCTTCTCAGAGAGAAGTTATGGGGCTCCGTTCCAAACACACCTCTGAAA AGCTGAAGGAGATGACTCTGAAGGTTCTCAACTGTATGAGCAGCTTTATTTCTCTTCCTGCCATCATTCAACAAATACTGCAG gATCCAGTTTATGGAAAAGGGAAGCTGGCGGAGATTCAAGGCCTCATTCTGGGCATGCTGGACACTTTTACCTATGAACAG aCTTTACTCGAAACCACCACCAGTCTGCTGAACCATGACCTCCACTGGTCATTGGCTCATCTGCGCTCTGCTGTCACCAGGGGGCTCCACCCGCGGCAGGAGTACTGCAACATCTGCCTGCAGCACTACAAGAGGAGGCAGGGCCCAGCCGAGGAGATCATTGTGTTCAG CTGTGGCCACCCGTACCACCTGCAGTGCCTGCAGCAGAAGGACCGTGGCGGGGCTCTGGCCTCtgaggtgcagcagcagcagtggaggTGTTATAAATGCTCGTCCAGTCTTAGAGGGAGAGGCCCGTCTGCTGAAGCAGGCAGGAGCCGCAGCGCCTCTCTGGCTCAG ACTCATGTCGCACCAGGAGTTCACGACAAAGGGGCGGAGCCTAACAGGAAAAAG GTGTTCGCCGCGACAACGTTGGACGTGCAGCAGGAGCTCTCGTGGGATCAGCTACGAAATTTGTACCGAGGACCATCCAGG CTGTCCATCCTTTCAGAGGTCTCCCACGGTCAGAGCAGTGACAAGACGGGGTTTCTGATTCCAGGCCAGCCGGGAGCTGCAGAGAGTTTACTCCTTAAACTCTCTCCTCCGCCACTTTTTGAAGACTAA
- the vps8 gene encoding vacuolar protein sorting-associated protein 8 homolog isoform X6 translates to MSQSPDTRSLLSASSQLNLMEMESIDDKEFDIPQVDTPPTLESILSQVEEEEDPFVLEDTCVLNTDNMDAQSCDTSSLASSDSGDPAHLKRKRRPVDLNTTVHGSVLRLSILKGISAQIVAAADKVDAGLPTAIVSICFLKETMSGVIAVGTSHGLALIFGKDTNQALRLCLGNKTTGAEFGAISALSINHDCSRLLCGFAKGQITMWDLANGKLLRTITDAHPPGTAVLHVKFTDDPTLAVCNDSGGSVFELTFRRVMGMRSCDSRCLFSGSKGEVCCIEPLRAPPDFRDHPITCYSLLAMASLTKILVIGLKPTLNVWMTFPYSKSDPSSVPQLAWQFVPVQKMVNPILAFCKGDTVHFLLVKKEEVGTIHVIKQRQLHLNCDIISLNWINSSTLVLVDSHEKLQVVDRSSQEVLETLDLEQVQLVYNSRHFKSLATGGNVSQALALVGEKACYQSLTSYAGQIICLGTKSAHIMTLRNWKERIDCLLKVEDFVEALTLAWSFHEGTAKAVVGLHGDSQKRKAAVSDKMVEILLQFAECALKKCPEHGKIQVMEQHFQDVVPVLVDYCLLLQKADLLFNQLYPRLVENMIAKGVFLESLETYIVANRLGHLTTPIMKDLLAHYHDSGMMDSLERCIVHLDVTNLDIQQVVQICWNNQLYDAVIYIFNRGMNDYITPMDKLFSVIGPRVKEGRSLTDEDVVMGNKLLVYISCCLAGRAYPLGDIPEDLVVQVKNQVYEFLIRIHSGNASHEEEVFPFIQTLLHFDTREFLNVLAMTFDDFQNDKQALEYQQRIVDILLQVMVDNPDFTPSQVGGLFTFLARQLAKPNNTLFVNRKLFDQVLEFLCCPDDDSRHTERQQVLLELLQVGGMVQFNEERLFTLAEKANFYQICEFLYEKKHMYNRIIDCYLKDPLRKSEIFSYIHNLMSMPGYTSEEKQQAKNKVLQHIQELVSLDPGKQADLVVWHFADELQSIISELKDEQLLFRFLSCLLAPREGSHSGTTLLVEPELHELLLDLMCRFAPEKPLIFLQTSQHYRLEEAIQITKKYHCNEATAYLLEKKGDIHGAFAGLLQTLKERLCAIAAEGDRDGGGGGEGGEGGDRQNEEETDSDVPLTRVNDSLNNILSLCHRNCQKLDQEQRKDLWFPLLDTMMSSQREVMGLRSKHTSEKLKEMTLKVLNCMSSFISLPAIIQQILQTLLETTTSLLNHDLHWSLAHLRSAVTRGLHPRQEYCNICLQHYKRRQGPAEEIIVFSCGHPYHLQCLQQKDRGGALASEVQQQQWRCYKCSSSLRGRGPSAEAGRSRSASLAQTHVAPGVHDKGAEPNRKKVFAATTLDVQQELSWDQLRNLYRGPSRLSILSEVSHGQSSDKTGFLIPGQPGAAESLLLKLSPPPLFED, encoded by the exons GACAAAGTAGATGCTGGGCTCCCAACTGCAATAGTAAGTATTTGTTTCCTAAAAGAG aCGATGTCTGGTGTGATCGCTGTGGGAACATCTCACGGTCTTGCTCTGATTTTTG GAAAAG ACACAAACCAGGCTCTGCGACTCTGTCTGGGTAACAAAACAACGGGCGCAGAGTTCGGCGCCATCTCTGCCCTCAGCATCAACCACGACTGCTCCCGTCTTCTCTGCGGTTTCGCTAAAGGACAG ATCACAATGTGGGATCTTGCCAATGGAAAGCTTCTGCGGACCATCACTGACGCCCATCCTCCAGGAACAGCTGTTCTACATGTAAAG TTCACAGACGACCCGACGCTGGCGGTCTGCAACGACAGTGGAGGATCCGTATTTGAGCTGACTTTCAG GAGGGTGATGGGGATGCGGTCGTGTGACTCTCGGTGCCTCTTCAGCGGCTCTAAAGGAGAGGTGTGCTGTATCGAACCCTTACGGGCTCCTCCAGACTTCAGGGATCATCCCATCACATGCTACTCTCTGCTGGCTATGGCCTCCCTCACCAAG ATTTTGGTCATTGGACTCAAGCCCACGTTGAATGTCTGGATGACTTTTCCCTACTCCAAG TCGGATCCGTCCAGTGTCCCTCAGCTGGCCTGGCAGTTCGTTCCTGTTCAGAAGATGGTCAACCCGATTCTTGCCTTTTGTAAAGGAGACACAGTCCACTTTCTCCTG GtgaagaaggaggaggtgggCACCATCCATGTCATCAAGCAAAGACAACTCCACCTCaactgtgacatcatcagcCTAAAT TGGATCAACAGCTCTACGCTGGTTTTGGTGGACAGCCACGAGAAGCTGCAAGTTGTGGACCGGTCCTCTCAGGAGGTTTTGGAGACTCTAGACTTGGAGCAGGTGCAGCTGGTCTATAACAGCAGACATTTCAAATCACTGGCCACTGGAGGGAATGTCTCCCAGGCTCTG GCGTTGGTTGGAGAGAAGGCCTGTTACCAGTCACTTACCAGCTATGCTGGGCAGATTATCTGTTTGGGCACCAAG TCAGCTCACATCATGACACTAAGGAACTGGAAGGAG CGCATTGACTGTTTGCTGAAGGTGGAGGACTTTGTCGAGGCTCTCACTTTGGCCTGGTCGTTTCATGAAGGAACTGCAAAGGCTGTGGTTG GTCTTCATGGAGATTCCCAGAAAAGgaaagctgctgtcagtgacAAG ATGGTAGAGATTCTTCTCCAGTTTGCAGAGTGCGCTTTAAAAAAGTGTCCAGAACACGGCAAGATCCAAGTGATGGAGCAGCATTTCCAG GATGTGGTTCCAGTATTGGTGGATTACTGCCTGCTGCTACAGAAGGC TGACCTGCTGTTCAACCAGCTGTACCCACGGCTGGTGGAGAACATGATCGCTAAGGGTGTTTTCCTGGAGTCTCTGGAGACCTACATTGTTGCCAACCGCCTCGGTCACCTGACCACACCCATTATGAAGGACCTCCTCGCCCATTACCATGATAGTGGGATGATGGACAGCTTAGAGAGATGCATTGTCCATTTAGATGTTACCAACCTGGACATACAGCAG GTGGTTCAAATATGTTGGAACAACCAGCTCTACGATGCAGTGATCTACATCTTCAACAGAGGCATGAATGATTACATTACACCAATGGAT aaactgttttCGGTGATTGGCCCAAGAGTTAAGGAGGGGAGGAGCCTAACAG ATGAGGATGTGGTGATGGGGAACAAACTTCTGGTTTATATAAG TTGCTGTCTTGCTGGAAGGGCGTATCCACTAGGAGACATCCCTGAAGATCTTGTGGTTCAAGTCAAGAATCAG gTGTATGAGTTCCTGATTCGTATCCATTCAGGCAATGCCTCACATGAAGAAGAAGTTTTCCCATTTATCCAAACACTCCTTCATTTTGACACACGGGAATTTCTCAATGTACTTGCCATG ACATTTGACGACTTCCAGAATGACAAGCAGGCTCTTGAGTACCAGCAGAGAATAGTAGACATCTTACTTCAG GTAATGGTGGACAACCCAGACTTCACTCCATCCCAAGTGGGAGGTCTCTTCACCTTTCTGGCTCGCCAGCTGGCCAAGCCAAACAACACACTCTTTGTAAACAGGAAGCTTTTTGATCAG GTGCTGGAGTTCCTGTGTTGTCCAGATGATGATTCTCGGCAcactgaaaggcagcag GttctgctggagctgctgcaggttggAGGCATGGTCCAGTTTAACGAAGAAAGGCTTTTTACTTTGGCAGAAAAGGCCAACTT CTACCAAATCTGTGAGTTTCTGTACGAGAAGAAACACATGTACAACCGGATCATTGACTGTTATTTAAAAGACCCCCTCCGAAAG tCGGAAATCTTCAGCTACATACACAATCTGATGTCTATGCCCGGCTACACCTCTGAGGAGAAACAGCAAGCGAAGAACAAAGTACTTCAACACATCCAG GAGCTGGTGAGCCTCGACCCTGGCAAACAAGCCGACCTCGTGGTGTGGCACTTTGCAGACGAGCTGCAGTCCATCATCTCTGAGCTCAAG GACGAGCAGCTACTTTTCAGATTCCTCAGCTGTCTTTTGGCGCCACG AGAAGGGTCTCATTCGGGGACCACCTTGCTTGTGGAGCCCGAACTTCATGAACTTCTGCTCGACTTAATGTGCCGCTTTGCCCCTGAAAAGCCCCTGATCTTCCTCCAGACCTCCCAACACTACAGACTGGAGGAAGCCATACAa ataaccAAGAAGTACCACTGCAATGAGGCTACAGCCTACTTGCTGGAGAAGAAGGGAGATATTCACGGAGCATTTGCTGGCTTGCTTCAG ACACTAAAAGAAAGGCTGtgtgccatcgctgctgagggTGACCGTgatgggggaggaggaggagaaggaggcgaagGAGGCGACAGACAGAATGAAGAGGAAACAGATAGTGATGTACCGCTGACGAGAGTAAATGATTCACTGAATAACATCCTTTCTCTGTGTCATCGAAACTGTCAGAAGCTTGACCAGGAACAGAGAAAA GATCTGTGGTTTCCTCTTCTGGACACCATGATGTCTTCTCAGAGAGAAGTTATGGGGCTCCGTTCCAAACACACCTCTGAAA AGCTGAAGGAGATGACTCTGAAGGTTCTCAACTGTATGAGCAGCTTTATTTCTCTTCCTGCCATCATTCAACAAATACTGCAG aCTTTACTCGAAACCACCACCAGTCTGCTGAACCATGACCTCCACTGGTCATTGGCTCATCTGCGCTCTGCTGTCACCAGGGGGCTCCACCCGCGGCAGGAGTACTGCAACATCTGCCTGCAGCACTACAAGAGGAGGCAGGGCCCAGCCGAGGAGATCATTGTGTTCAG CTGTGGCCACCCGTACCACCTGCAGTGCCTGCAGCAGAAGGACCGTGGCGGGGCTCTGGCCTCtgaggtgcagcagcagcagtggaggTGTTATAAATGCTCGTCCAGTCTTAGAGGGAGAGGCCCGTCTGCTGAAGCAGGCAGGAGCCGCAGCGCCTCTCTGGCTCAG ACTCATGTCGCACCAGGAGTTCACGACAAAGGGGCGGAGCCTAACAGGAAAAAG GTGTTCGCCGCGACAACGTTGGACGTGCAGCAGGAGCTCTCGTGGGATCAGCTACGAAATTTGTACCGAGGACCATCCAGG CTGTCCATCCTTTCAGAGGTCTCCCACGGTCAGAGCAGTGACAAGACGGGGTTTCTGATTCCAGGCCAGCCGGGAGCTGCAGAGAGTTTACTCCTTAAACTCTCTCCTCCGCCACTTTTTGAAGACTAA